In Propionimicrobium sp. PCR01-08-3, one DNA window encodes the following:
- a CDS encoding prephenate dehydrogenase → MPSSTGSKAGAEMGIEQISPTLVIGAGLVGASIGCALTEAGVVVHLKDRERSHTIVAAGRGAGRLEEPDRADVKLVIVATPPAVIAEVITASLEQYPNAAITDVGSVKARIADDLAARRINFARYVGGHPMAGSHQSGPLTAAPELFVDRTWVITPRPENPEWVVERVRTLATTCGARIRELDAAEHDRAVAEVSHFPQLVSSLTAARLAQVPQDDLRLAGQGLRDVTRIAASDVKMWRQIVAANTPLIREQLVAMRADLDRLISSLDDPRTVVDLLRRGNDGVRALPSKRGKLRNENVSVVVEIPDAPGALAQLFASMTDNGVNIEDLSIEHDPERSAGYLSIDVAPERADALRQLIRDHGWGLRS, encoded by the coding sequence ATGCCGAGCTCGACCGGCTCAAAGGCCGGGGCTGAGATGGGCATCGAGCAGATATCACCGACACTGGTCATCGGGGCGGGGCTCGTCGGAGCCTCGATCGGCTGTGCGCTGACCGAAGCCGGTGTGGTCGTCCACCTCAAGGACCGTGAGCGTTCGCACACGATTGTCGCGGCCGGACGAGGAGCCGGGCGCCTGGAGGAGCCCGATCGGGCCGATGTCAAGCTGGTCATCGTGGCAACCCCGCCTGCCGTGATCGCCGAGGTGATCACCGCGAGCTTGGAGCAGTACCCGAATGCGGCCATCACCGACGTGGGCTCGGTGAAGGCTCGCATCGCCGATGACCTGGCAGCGCGCCGCATCAACTTCGCCCGCTATGTCGGCGGACATCCGATGGCGGGCTCGCACCAGTCGGGACCGCTGACGGCCGCACCCGAACTGTTCGTCGATCGCACCTGGGTGATCACGCCCAGGCCCGAGAACCCCGAATGGGTGGTGGAGCGGGTGCGTACCCTGGCCACCACCTGCGGCGCCCGAATCCGCGAATTGGACGCAGCGGAACACGACCGTGCCGTCGCCGAGGTCAGTCATTTTCCTCAGCTGGTCAGCAGCCTGACCGCGGCCAGGCTCGCCCAGGTGCCCCAAGACGACCTTCGGCTGGCCGGGCAGGGCCTGCGCGACGTGACCCGGATCGCCGCGTCCGATGTGAAGATGTGGCGGCAGATCGTCGCCGCGAACACTCCGCTGATCCGCGAGCAGCTGGTGGCGATGCGCGCCGACCTCGACCGGCTGATCTCGTCGTTGGACGATCCGCGAACAGTGGTCGATCTGCTGCGCCGCGGCAACGACGGGGTGCGCGCGCTGCCGAGCAAACGCGGCAAGCTGCGCAATGAGAACGTCTCAGTAGTGGTGGAGATCCCGGACGCGCCCGGTGCGCTGGCACAGCTTTTCGCGAGCATGACCGACAACGGCGTGAACATCGAAGACCTGTCCATCGAGCACGACCCGGAGCGTTCGGCCGGCTATCTGTCGATCGACGTCGCACCCGAGCGTGCCGATGCGTTGCGGCAACTCATCCGCGACCATGGTTGGGGCCTGCGGTCATAG
- a CDS encoding caspase family protein, whose amino-acid sequence MHKALIVGIDYYERIGGLHGAVNDAYSVKAVLERHSDGTLNFSQPKLLAGTGPDSAVTRSQLREAVEELFRDDSDVALLYFAGHGYVDSTGGFLCASDCAEGHDGLALSDVMTFANASPAKNKVIILDSCHSGIAGASAHIRPIAEIKEGVTILTASTAEQYSMENDGSGVFTTLLVDALNGAAANLVGQITPGSVYAHIDQSLGPWAQRPVFKTNVKTFVSLRTADASVELTDLKRITELFSHPATELALDPSYEPERAGNEDDSVPPPDPARNADFAVLQKLARVNLVRPVGAEHMWHAAMGSKACELTVLGQHYWRLVDEELI is encoded by the coding sequence ATGCACAAGGCGCTGATCGTCGGGATCGACTACTACGAGCGGATCGGCGGGCTGCACGGTGCGGTCAACGACGCCTACAGCGTCAAGGCCGTCCTGGAGCGCCACTCCGACGGGACGCTCAACTTCTCCCAGCCCAAGCTGCTTGCCGGGACCGGACCGGACTCCGCAGTGACGCGCAGCCAGCTGCGCGAGGCCGTCGAAGAGCTGTTCCGCGACGACTCCGACGTCGCGCTGCTCTACTTCGCCGGCCACGGCTACGTGGATAGCACCGGCGGGTTCCTCTGCGCCAGCGACTGCGCGGAGGGACACGACGGCCTGGCCCTCAGCGACGTCATGACCTTCGCCAACGCATCCCCGGCCAAGAACAAGGTCATCATCCTCGACAGCTGCCATAGCGGCATCGCTGGAGCCAGCGCCCACATCAGGCCGATCGCCGAGATCAAGGAGGGTGTCACGATCCTCACCGCGTCGACGGCCGAGCAGTACTCGATGGAGAACGACGGCTCGGGGGTGTTCACCACCCTCCTCGTCGACGCGCTCAACGGTGCCGCGGCCAACCTCGTCGGTCAGATCACCCCGGGCAGCGTCTACGCCCACATCGACCAGTCACTCGGCCCCTGGGCGCAGCGGCCGGTGTTCAAGACCAACGTGAAGACCTTCGTCTCGCTGAGGACTGCGGACGCATCCGTGGAGCTCACGGACCTCAAGCGGATCACGGAGCTGTTCTCCCACCCGGCCACGGAGCTCGCGCTCGACCCCTCCTACGAGCCCGAGCGCGCCGGGAACGAGGACGACTCCGTCCCGCCACCGGACCCGGCCAGGAACGCCGACTTCGCCGTCCTGCAGAAGCTCGCCAGGGTGAACCTCGTGCGCCCCGTCGGGGCGGAGCACATGTGGCACGCAGCCATGGGGTCGAAGGCGTGCGAGCTGACGGTGCTCGGCCAGCACTACTGGCGGCTCGTGGACGAGGAGCTGATCTGA
- a CDS encoding DUF5808 domain-containing protein encodes MNDSPMGDYIAQVDRHLILRSRARQQALDDLRDALSEAAEAIDEAIALTGDPQDYASALNEQFADSNQEQPRTIFGMPNSFTRGIGDRIAGTFDPSDERLIIPRVFGLGWTINMGAVAVRLGLLNADDVDDEILADAAERLTPAQITTIAAIAASGVAAGAFFRHRSAAKKITGKSQTGNLIAAALLPLISAALLAASTDPGTPPNRRLTLPSVAASLALVATGASLQSAIRPGRQSIVVVTTLTSLPLEFLLSYWPVRIALKHSQSTGVPTP; translated from the coding sequence ATGAACGACTCGCCGATGGGAGACTACATTGCACAAGTCGACCGCCACTTGATACTGCGCAGCCGCGCCCGCCAACAGGCGCTCGATGACCTACGGGACGCCCTGAGTGAGGCAGCCGAAGCGATTGACGAGGCGATCGCGCTGACCGGCGACCCGCAGGACTATGCGTCCGCCCTCAATGAGCAGTTCGCGGATTCAAATCAGGAGCAGCCGCGCACTATTTTTGGCATGCCGAACTCGTTCACCCGCGGTATCGGGGATCGCATCGCGGGCACCTTTGACCCGTCGGACGAACGTCTCATCATTCCGCGAGTCTTCGGCCTTGGCTGGACCATCAACATGGGCGCTGTCGCCGTGCGCCTGGGGCTGCTCAATGCGGATGACGTCGACGACGAGATCCTCGCCGATGCGGCCGAACGACTGACGCCGGCGCAGATCACGACGATAGCCGCCATCGCCGCATCAGGGGTTGCGGCAGGGGCGTTTTTCCGCCACCGCTCGGCAGCAAAGAAGATCACCGGCAAATCACAGACCGGCAATCTGATAGCAGCAGCACTGCTGCCCCTGATCAGTGCCGCGTTGCTGGCAGCCTCCACCGATCCCGGTACGCCACCGAATCGGCGCCTCACTCTGCCGTCGGTCGCGGCATCGTTGGCTTTGGTCGCTACCGGTGCCAGCCTGCAATCGGCGATTCGCCCCGGCCGCCAGTCGATCGTGGTGGTAACCACGTTGACGTCGCTGCCACTCGAATTCCTCCTCAGCTATTGGCCGGTGCGCATCGCACTGAAACACAGTCAATCCACAGGCGTACCGACTCCATGA
- a CDS encoding TIR domain-containing protein, protein MVRSTTTSSRSEATMADKKTVFIAFAIEDERQRDFLKGQSLSARAPYEFIDMSVKTPYDSEWKDRVRTRIRRSHGVIVLVSKNSLNSSGQKWEIQCAQEEGKPILGIWAYRDDRTTLTGVRTVAWTDANIAGFIDSL, encoded by the coding sequence GTGGTCAGATCGACCACGACTTCGAGCAGATCGGAGGCCACCATGGCCGACAAGAAGACCGTCTTCATCGCCTTCGCGATCGAGGACGAGCGCCAGCGCGACTTCCTCAAGGGGCAGTCCCTCAGCGCCCGCGCGCCCTACGAGTTCATCGACATGTCGGTGAAGACCCCCTACGACTCCGAGTGGAAGGACCGCGTCCGCACGCGAATCCGCCGCTCGCACGGGGTCATCGTCCTCGTCAGCAAGAACTCCCTCAACTCCTCGGGGCAGAAGTGGGAGATCCAGTGCGCGCAGGAGGAGGGCAAGCCGATCCTCGGCATCTGGGCCTACCGCGACGACCGCACCACCCTCACGGGCGTGCGCACCGTCGCCTGGACCGACGCGAACATCGCCGGATTCATCGACTCCCTGTGA
- a CDS encoding NUDIX hydrolase codes for MTTALSNAKQAPQPTHPRDPGDAWVETPTGERYWGRFGAAGLLAFDPEGRVLLQHRAEWSHHGGTWGLPGGARHEGESAIDGALRESNEEAGVPREALTIRATNVLDRKVWSYTTVVADVTTPFEPVISDAESAGLAWVPVEDVTTYPLHPGFAASWSTLKAVLDTQPVVVVDAANVVGSTPNGWWHDRAGAAAQLISKIAALAETGVAAQSLDLPLDHWFPEFVVVLEGDARAALGSRGAAGLSRAVEEARTPYLRVVSASGLGDDAIVAEASRLAKLSKTVTVASSDRELTSRVQEAGSGSRRVSWLLDLLSQARS; via the coding sequence GTGACCACAGCACTTTCCAACGCCAAACAAGCGCCGCAGCCGACCCATCCGCGAGATCCCGGCGATGCCTGGGTAGAGACGCCGACAGGAGAGCGCTATTGGGGACGATTCGGTGCCGCGGGATTGCTGGCTTTTGACCCGGAGGGACGTGTGCTTCTGCAGCATCGCGCCGAGTGGAGCCATCACGGTGGCACCTGGGGATTGCCTGGCGGAGCGCGGCATGAGGGCGAATCGGCCATTGATGGCGCGCTGCGCGAGTCCAATGAGGAGGCAGGTGTGCCTCGCGAGGCCCTCACGATCCGTGCAACCAACGTGCTTGATCGCAAGGTGTGGAGCTACACCACGGTCGTCGCCGACGTGACCACCCCGTTCGAACCCGTGATTTCGGACGCCGAAAGCGCCGGCCTTGCGTGGGTACCGGTCGAGGATGTCACGACCTACCCGCTACACCCCGGATTCGCCGCGTCTTGGAGCACTTTGAAGGCGGTCCTGGATACCCAGCCGGTCGTCGTCGTCGATGCGGCGAACGTCGTCGGTTCGACTCCGAACGGCTGGTGGCATGACCGTGCCGGTGCCGCGGCGCAGCTGATCAGCAAGATCGCTGCGCTTGCCGAGACCGGAGTTGCTGCGCAATCGCTTGATCTGCCGCTTGATCACTGGTTCCCGGAATTTGTTGTGGTACTCGAAGGGGACGCCCGGGCGGCGTTGGGGTCTCGAGGCGCTGCCGGTTTGAGTCGCGCCGTCGAGGAAGCACGGACGCCCTACCTGCGCGTGGTCTCGGCGTCCGGCTTGGGAGATGATGCGATCGTGGCAGAGGCATCGCGGCTTGCCAAGCTGAGCAAGACAGTGACGGTGGCCTCGAGTGATCGCGAATTGACCTCGCGAGTCCAAGAGGCCGGGTCGGGCTCTCGCCGGGTGAGCTGGCTTCTCGACTTGTTGAGCCAGGCACGAAGCTGA
- the der gene encoding ribosome biogenesis GTPase Der — protein MSEPAVSEESAERPVVAVVGRPNVGKSTLVNRILGRREAVVQDTPGVTRDRVSYDAEWAGREFVLVDTGGWASDATGMAGQIAEQAEIAIQLADAVIFVVDSTVGTTDEDEAVVQVLRRSRKPVVLAANKVDDQRGEADAASMWNLGLGEPWPISALHGRGSGDMLDALLAVLPSSDALHPVEVGGPRRVAIVGKPNVGKSSLLNKVAGANRSVVSDVSGTTVDPVDELVTIAGIDYRLIDTAGIRKRVKEASGSEYYAWLRTQAAIERAECCVVVLDAFEPVSDQDLKILSQVEQAGKSMVIAYNKWDLTDEERRRYLKREIERDLHAWAWAPSVNISALTGRNVDKLSKAVELALAGWETRVTTGQLNSFLGRVVAAHPHPVRGGKQPRILFGTQARTAPPTFALFTSGQMDAQYVRFIERRLREDFGFEGSPVNIEIRARAKRKDR, from the coding sequence GTGAGTGAACCCGCAGTGAGTGAAGAATCAGCCGAGCGTCCCGTAGTCGCGGTCGTCGGTCGTCCGAATGTGGGGAAATCCACTCTCGTCAATCGCATCCTGGGCAGGCGCGAGGCAGTCGTCCAGGACACGCCAGGAGTCACCCGCGACCGGGTCAGCTACGACGCCGAATGGGCGGGCCGCGAATTCGTCCTCGTCGACACGGGAGGCTGGGCGTCCGATGCCACCGGCATGGCCGGGCAGATCGCCGAGCAGGCCGAGATCGCCATCCAACTCGCCGATGCCGTGATCTTCGTGGTCGACTCGACGGTCGGTACCACCGATGAGGACGAGGCCGTCGTCCAGGTGCTACGGCGCAGCCGCAAACCCGTCGTGCTGGCGGCCAACAAGGTGGACGATCAGCGCGGCGAAGCCGATGCGGCAAGCATGTGGAATTTGGGGCTGGGGGAGCCGTGGCCGATTTCGGCCCTGCACGGACGCGGCTCCGGCGACATGCTGGACGCCCTGCTGGCGGTGTTGCCCAGCAGCGACGCGTTGCATCCGGTCGAAGTCGGCGGACCGCGCCGGGTTGCCATCGTCGGTAAACCGAATGTCGGTAAGTCGTCGCTGCTGAACAAGGTGGCCGGAGCCAACCGGTCGGTCGTCTCCGATGTGTCGGGCACCACCGTCGACCCGGTCGACGAGCTGGTCACCATTGCCGGCATCGACTACCGGTTGATCGACACCGCAGGCATCCGAAAGCGGGTCAAGGAGGCGAGCGGCTCCGAATATTATGCGTGGCTGCGCACTCAGGCTGCGATCGAACGGGCCGAATGCTGTGTCGTGGTGCTGGACGCCTTTGAGCCCGTCTCCGATCAAGATTTGAAGATCTTGTCGCAGGTCGAGCAGGCCGGCAAATCGATGGTGATCGCCTATAACAAGTGGGATCTCACCGACGAGGAGCGCCGACGCTACCTGAAGCGCGAGATCGAACGCGATCTGCATGCCTGGGCCTGGGCGCCGTCAGTGAATATTTCGGCACTCACCGGCCGCAATGTCGACAAGCTGTCCAAGGCGGTCGAGTTGGCGCTGGCAGGTTGGGAGACTCGCGTCACCACCGGTCAGCTCAACTCGTTCCTCGGACGAGTGGTCGCGGCCCACCCGCACCCGGTGCGCGGCGGAAAACAGCCCCGAATTCTGTTCGGGACGCAGGCACGCACCGCACCGCCGACCTTCGCGCTGTTCACCTCCGGCCAGATGGACGCCCAATATGTGCGGTTCATCGAACGGCGGTTGCGTGAGGATTTCGGCTTCGAGGGCAGCCCGGTGAATATCGAGATCCGTGCCAGGGCCAAGCGCAAGGATCGCTGA
- a CDS encoding OsmC family peroxiredoxin: MPNPSTSSAKTHWEGNLFQGKGQTSLATSGVATFDVNWGKREAAGQGTTNPEELLAASLATCYSMALSNELAGEGHDPSSIDTQVDVTFVAGQGVTGIKITVSGDVPGLDAEGFKAKAEWAKDNCPISQALKAVPKELEVH; encoded by the coding sequence ATGCCGAATCCATCAACCAGCTCTGCGAAGACCCATTGGGAAGGCAATCTCTTCCAGGGCAAGGGGCAGACCAGCCTCGCAACCTCCGGCGTGGCAACCTTTGATGTCAACTGGGGCAAGCGCGAAGCGGCCGGTCAGGGCACCACGAATCCCGAGGAATTGCTCGCCGCGTCCCTGGCCACTTGTTACTCGATGGCGTTGAGCAATGAGCTCGCGGGGGAGGGTCACGATCCCTCCAGCATCGATACCCAGGTGGATGTGACGTTCGTCGCCGGTCAGGGCGTGACAGGCATCAAGATCACCGTCTCCGGCGACGTACCCGGATTGGACGCCGAGGGCTTCAAGGCAAAGGCCGAGTGGGCGAAGGACAACTGCCCGATCTCCCAGGCGCTCAAGGCAGTTCCGAAGGAGCTCGAAGTCCACTGA
- the helR gene encoding RNA polymerase recycling motor ATPase HelR, with amino-acid sequence MNPDTTDIFNLSNPAKTDPRLIGPDRDHFLATQACLERRIANLKSQLDELRRLPGGKGREATERDSQIRHATTQLRVLERFGLDICLGRMIFADDPAHPVFIGRIGLTDDDDDQLLIDWRTPAAEPFFAATGAEPMGLASRRRYRWQDGRIRDYWDEVFTPEGLEDNAALDDQSAFIASLGAARSPRMRDVLSTIQSDQDAIIRASSKGPLVVEGGPGTGKTIVALHRAAYLLYSDPRLDGRQGQVLVVGPHRPYLNYIADALPSLGEDGVATCTLRDFVPEGASATKEPDPKIARLKSSQRVAEMVEHAVAFYEEVPTKAFTVETQWNELEVDASDWQEAFDARDPALPHNEARDDIWFALLDIMMDKNEDDIPTDLLYQSLITNDDLRREFGRAWPILEPGDLVGDLWSVPAFLHHCAPWLGRDEIARLQRADAHAWTIADLPLLDAARRLLGDPLASRQAEERRRTLAEQRAYMDEVVDYILDTDDNPDSTLQMLRGDDLRTSLLDEGAVSMRGRDALEGPFAHIIVDEAQDLTDAEWQMLLARCPSRSFTIVGDRAQSRAGFGESWEDRLNALGMHDVRTAKLTVNYRTPIEIMDEAEALIRTVLPDADVPTSVRSSGIPVHHGNDSELDAILERWLTSHPEGTACVIDMADQADTTSLATDLHETERESQLNSTESIYRQNGRVQWLTADTAKGLEFDLVVLVEPDELVDTREFATDIAHVVDRYVAMTRATQKLVVLSEAGS; translated from the coding sequence ATGAACCCGGACACGACTGACATCTTCAATCTCTCGAACCCCGCCAAGACCGACCCTCGGCTGATCGGACCCGACCGCGATCATTTCCTCGCCACCCAGGCCTGCCTCGAGCGGCGCATCGCGAATCTGAAATCCCAGCTCGACGAGCTCCGCAGGCTTCCCGGCGGCAAAGGCCGCGAGGCTACCGAGCGCGACTCGCAGATCCGTCATGCCACGACCCAACTGCGCGTCCTCGAACGATTCGGCCTCGACATCTGTTTGGGACGCATGATTTTCGCCGATGATCCCGCGCATCCGGTCTTTATCGGACGCATCGGGCTCACCGACGACGATGATGATCAGCTGCTCATCGATTGGCGGACGCCCGCCGCCGAACCATTCTTCGCCGCCACCGGTGCCGAACCGATGGGGCTGGCGTCCCGCCGCAGATACCGGTGGCAAGACGGACGAATCCGCGACTACTGGGACGAAGTCTTCACCCCGGAAGGACTCGAAGACAACGCCGCCCTGGACGATCAGTCCGCCTTCATCGCAAGCCTGGGCGCAGCCCGCTCACCGAGAATGCGCGACGTGTTGAGCACCATCCAGTCCGACCAAGACGCCATCATCCGTGCGAGCTCCAAAGGCCCGCTGGTCGTCGAAGGCGGTCCGGGAACCGGCAAGACCATCGTCGCGCTGCACCGGGCGGCCTATCTGCTCTATTCCGATCCCCGGCTCGACGGACGCCAGGGCCAGGTGCTGGTCGTCGGACCCCACCGGCCTTATCTGAATTACATCGCCGACGCGCTGCCGAGCCTGGGAGAAGACGGTGTGGCGACCTGCACGCTCCGCGACTTCGTCCCCGAAGGCGCATCTGCAACCAAGGAACCCGACCCAAAGATCGCCCGGCTCAAATCGTCCCAACGAGTAGCCGAGATGGTGGAGCACGCCGTGGCCTTCTACGAGGAGGTTCCCACGAAAGCGTTCACGGTGGAGACGCAGTGGAATGAGCTCGAAGTGGACGCCTCCGATTGGCAGGAGGCGTTCGATGCCCGAGACCCGGCGCTGCCGCACAATGAGGCGCGCGACGACATCTGGTTCGCGCTGCTCGACATCATGATGGACAAGAACGAGGACGATATCCCCACCGATCTGCTGTACCAATCGTTGATCACCAACGACGATCTGAGGCGCGAATTCGGGCGGGCCTGGCCGATCCTTGAGCCCGGCGATCTGGTGGGTGATCTGTGGAGCGTGCCGGCCTTCCTACACCACTGCGCACCCTGGCTTGGTCGGGACGAGATCGCGCGGTTGCAGCGGGCAGATGCACACGCCTGGACGATCGCCGATCTGCCGCTGCTGGACGCGGCACGGCGGCTGCTCGGCGATCCTCTCGCATCCCGGCAGGCGGAAGAGCGCCGCCGCACGCTTGCCGAGCAGCGGGCCTATATGGATGAGGTGGTCGACTACATTCTCGACACCGACGACAATCCCGACAGCACCTTGCAGATGCTGCGTGGCGACGACCTGCGCACCAGTCTGCTCGACGAGGGCGCGGTATCAATGCGCGGGCGAGACGCGCTCGAGGGACCGTTCGCACACATCATCGTGGACGAGGCCCAAGACCTCACCGACGCCGAGTGGCAGATGCTGCTGGCGCGGTGTCCCTCGCGTAGCTTCACCATCGTCGGCGACCGGGCACAATCTCGTGCCGGCTTCGGTGAAAGCTGGGAGGACAGGCTGAATGCGCTGGGCATGCATGACGTGCGAACAGCGAAACTGACCGTCAACTACCGGACGCCGATCGAGATCATGGACGAGGCCGAAGCGCTGATCCGCACGGTGCTCCCGGATGCCGATGTGCCGACCTCGGTACGCAGCAGCGGCATCCCGGTGCACCACGGCAACGACAGCGAGCTGGACGCGATCCTCGAACGCTGGCTGACGAGTCACCCGGAGGGGACGGCCTGCGTCATCGACATGGCTGACCAGGCTGATACGACGAGTTTGGCCACTGACCTCCATGAAACGGAGCGTGAGAGCCAACTGAACTCGACGGAATCGATATATCGGCAGAACGGACGCGTCCAATGGCTGACCGCGGACACAGCGAAAGGGCTCGAGTTCGATCTCGTCGTCCTCGTCGAGCCAGATGAACTCGTCGACACAAGGGAGTTTGCCACCGACATCGCGCACGTTGTGGACCGCTACGTGGCGATGACCCGAGCCACTCAGAAACTGGTGGTTCTCTCGGAGGCCGGCAGCTGA
- the cmk gene encoding (d)CMP kinase: protein MSTAREPKLVIAIDGPSGAGKSSTSHLVAERLGCAYLDTGSMYRALAVWCSDRGIDAADAQAVIDAARDLPMTVSPSSTDFAIALDGADVTARLHLPEVSGMVSGYAGIRDARNALNEKMREIIAQAGRIVAEGRDITTVVAPDADLRILLQADAARRIARREAELNGAADTTTVTEQVVGRDAKDAASSQFETPAPGVVLIDSTELTLEEVVEKVIDLVPEQLRWPEEH, encoded by the coding sequence GTGAGCACGGCACGAGAACCGAAGCTGGTCATTGCGATCGACGGCCCGAGTGGTGCCGGCAAATCGTCCACTTCGCATCTGGTCGCCGAGCGGCTCGGATGCGCCTATCTCGACACCGGCTCGATGTACCGGGCGCTAGCGGTGTGGTGCTCCGATCGGGGCATCGACGCGGCGGATGCGCAAGCGGTCATCGACGCTGCCCGTGATCTGCCGATGACGGTCTCGCCGTCATCCACGGATTTTGCCATTGCGCTGGACGGTGCGGACGTGACCGCGCGTCTGCATCTTCCCGAAGTTTCCGGGATGGTCTCCGGCTATGCCGGTATTCGCGACGCGCGCAACGCCCTGAACGAGAAGATGCGCGAGATCATCGCCCAGGCCGGGCGCATCGTCGCCGAGGGGCGCGATATCACCACTGTCGTCGCCCCGGACGCCGATCTGCGGATTTTGCTACAGGCCGACGCCGCCCGGCGTATCGCGCGCCGCGAGGCCGAGTTGAATGGCGCTGCCGACACCACGACCGTCACCGAGCAGGTGGTCGGGCGAGACGCCAAAGACGCCGCGTCCAGCCAATTCGAGACACCCGCGCCGGGTGTGGTGTTGATCGATTCGACCGAGCTGACCCTCGAGGAGGTCGTTGAGAAGGTCATCGACCTGGTTCCCGAGCAACTGCGCTGGCCCGAGGAGCACTGA
- a CDS encoding PadR family transcriptional regulator — protein sequence MTDVPTQLRKGALELAVLALLAQHARYGVEIVEELGQRRGLEATSGTIYPLLTRLKSSGLVDTTWQESPAGPPRKYYTLSRAGVRRFDAQRDAWLQLSTSLITLLKEVQS from the coding sequence ATGACAGATGTGCCGACGCAGCTACGTAAGGGGGCGTTGGAATTGGCTGTCCTCGCCTTGCTCGCGCAGCATGCCCGCTACGGCGTTGAGATTGTTGAAGAACTCGGCCAGCGGCGCGGGTTGGAGGCCACCAGCGGAACCATCTATCCCCTGCTGACTAGGCTGAAAAGCTCCGGACTTGTCGACACTACCTGGCAAGAGTCGCCCGCCGGCCCGCCACGCAAGTACTACACGTTGAGCCGTGCCGGCGTCCGCCGCTTTGATGCGCAACGAGACGCCTGGCTGCAACTGTCCACTTCACTCATCACGCTGCTCAAGGAGGTTCAGTCATGA